A genomic region of Hypomesus transpacificus isolate Combined female chromosome 19, fHypTra1, whole genome shotgun sequence contains the following coding sequences:
- the LOC124482050 gene encoding uncharacterized protein LOC124482050 translates to MLAKDHFVANVGSGDLRVSLRSAKPITLEAAIGLAAELELIKGLESGLTPDARVRGVVEKPASDERINTLLGVVEGLRQEVQSLQVTVQAMAKPRKLEGVGTEGQMLTPPSVPMEAPVHLKGGSGYLKAKIEPQTVIIQSDTAVAPRSETIVWGQVQNRWGDYAEGLLEPAASISKHYPSKPFILDTDASDAGIGAVLSQEDGGLERVIAYASRALTKQERKYATTKKELLSMGLEGQLARWVEQLPSFQYRILHRPSTTWRIFEYKRQVVDGPMLEDPDLQSYAPVWDQLQVQGSRLCLYWWASGSTKTAGKVKDRFYWPGWFRDVKQWVAKCVDCASRKTQGKQPCAPLQPSVVSRPFERVALDILGPLPETPQKNKYILVVGDYFSKWTEAFPLPNQEAGTIAKVLTEEWVCRFGAPRSIHSDQGRNFDSNLFRELCKLLHIHKSRTSPYHPQSDGMIERFNRTLLSMLSLFVGDNQLNWDTLLPYVMLAYRSSVHASTSFTPYKVLFGREMVLPIDIMLKVDGQEVFASVDNYVSRLSDTLSTVIEAVKNHQLKASV, encoded by the exons ATGTTGGCTAAGGATCATTTTGTTGCAAATGTCGGCAGTGGGGATTTACGCGTCAGTCTTCGTAGCGCTAAACCTATAACACTGGAGGCTGCTATTGGCCTGGCTGCGGAGTTGGAGTTAATTAAAGGGTTAGAGAGCGGGTTGACTCCCGATGCCAGGGTGCGTGGAGTGGTTGAGAAACCCGCTAGTGATGAGCGGATCAACACTCTCCTTGGAGTTGTAGAAGGGTTAAGACAGGAGGTCCAATCTCTGCAAGTTACTGTACAGGCAATGGCTAAACCCA GGAAACTAGAAGGGGTGGGCACAGAGGGCCAAATGCTCACCCCTCCATCTGTCCCCATGGAGGCCCCTGTTCATTTAAAGGGCGGATCCGGTTATCTTAAAGCTAAGATAG AACCCCAAACTGTTATTATTCAGTCTGATACTGCAGTGGCACCACGTAGCGAAACCATCGTTTGGGGCCAGGTTCAGAACAGGTGGGGAGACTACGCAGAAGGGCTGCTGGAACCTGCCGCTTCCATATCCAAACACT ACCCCAGTAAGCCGTTTATCCTGGACACAGATGCAAGTGATGCAGGTATTGGGGCAGTGTTGTCTCAGGAGGATGGGGGACTGGAGAGAGTCATAGCATACGCTAGCAGGGCCCTTACGAAGCAGGAACGCAAATATGCTACTACAAAAAAAGAGCTCTTGAGTATG GGTTTGGAAGGACAGTTGGCTCGCTGGGTGGAACAGCTGCCAAGTTTTCAGTATAGGATTCTTCATCGCCCATCGACAACCTGGCGAATATTTGAATATAAACGCCAGGTTGTCGATGGGCCAATGCTGGAAGATCCTGACCTGCAATCATATGCCCCTGTGTGGGATCAGCTCCAggtgcagggctctagactg TGTCTCTACTGGTGGGCATCTGGGAGTACAAAAACTGCGGGGAAGGTGAAAGACCGGTTCTATTGGCCTGGGTGGTTTCGGGATGTAAAGCAATGGGTTGCGAAATGTGTAGATTGTGCTTCTCGCAAGACTCAGGGGAAACAACCATGTGCTCCCTTGCAGCCATCGGTGGTGTCAAGGCCCTTTGAACGGGTGGCGCTTGACATTCTCGGGCCCCTCCCGgagaccccccaaaaaaataagtACATCCTGGTTGTTGGGGACTATTTTTCTAAGTGGACAGAGGCTTTTCCATTGCCTAATCAGGAAGCGGGCACTATTGCTAAGGTTCTGACTGAGGAGTGGGTGTGTCGATTTGGGGCGCCACGCAGTATCCACTCGGACCAAGGGCGTAACTTTGACTCAAACCTGTTTAGGGAATTATGTAAGCTCCTGCATATCCATAAATCTCGGACATCCCCTTACCACCCCCAGTCTGATGGGATGATCGAGCGGTTTAATCGGACTCTGTTGTCCATGTTGTCTCTTTTTGTGGGGGACAACCAGTTGAACTGGGACACACTACTGCCTTATGTCATGCTGGCCTACCGCAGCAGTGTTCATGCAAGTACTTCCTTCACTCCCTATAAAGTATTGTTTGGCCGAGAAATGGTTTTGCCCATTGACATCATGCTAAAAGTGGACGGTCAGGAGGTATTTGCCTCTGTGGATAATTATGTGTCTAGGCTTAGCGATACGCTGTCCACTGTAATCGAAGCAGTTAAAAATCACCAGTTGAAGGCCTCAGTATAA